In Vitis vinifera cultivar Pinot Noir 40024 chromosome 17, ASM3070453v1, one genomic interval encodes:
- the LOC100243259 gene encoding rhodanese-like domain-containing protein 11, chloroplastic isoform X1: MEALGLPPLSTLSVSRCRAGVLGRTCYSNFSVPSSLKLSTTHHKRHGIVRMQAYEEEYELKQMKDMAAARKRWEALIREEKVKILSPREAGYAIQLSNKTLLDVRPSTERKKAWVKGSTWIPIFEVDDRFDVGTLSRKITNFMMGGWWSGVPALSYDSQFLTKVEQKFPKDTDLIVACQKGLRSLAACELLYNAGYSNLFWVQGGLEAAEEEDLVREGPEPFKLAGIGGLSEFLGWTDQQRVAATKEGWGYRLVFSARLVGVFLVADALFIGAQQLGRYLQDIRSH; the protein is encoded by the exons ATGGAAGCTCTGGGACTACCACCTCTCAGTACTCTCAGCGTTTCGCGTTGCAGAGCAGGAGTATTGGGAAGAACATGTTATAGCAATTTCTCAGTGCCATCTTCCCTCAAACTCAGTACAACTCACCACAAA AGGCACGGTATTGTTCGAATGCAAGCTTATGAAGAAGAGTACGAGCTGAAGCAAATGAAGGACATGGCTGCAGCCAGAAAGAGATGGGAAGCTCTG ATCAGggaagaaaaagttaaaattcttTCCCCGAGGGAAGCTGGATATGCAATTCAACTCTCTAACAAGACTTTACTTGACGTTCGCCCCTCTACAGAACGCAAAAAG GCATGGGTGAAGGGCTCAACATGGATTCCAATTTTTGAAGTTGATGATAGATTTGATGTCGGAACTCTTTCTAGAAAGatcacaaatttcatgatgG GAGGATGGTGGAGTGGTGTTCCTGCATTATCATATGATAG CCAGTTTTTGACCAAGGTTGAGCAGAAATTCCCAAAGGATACAGACCTTATTGTTGCATGCCAGAAGGGATTGAG ATCTCTTGCTGCTTGTGAGCTACTGTACAATGCTGGCTATAGCAACCTTTTTTGGGTTCAAGGAGGCCTGGAGGCTGCTGAAGAAGAG GATCTTGTAAGGGAAGGTCCAGAGCCATTTAAATTGGCTGGAATTGGTGGACTCTCAGAATTTCTTGG TTGGACTGATCAACAAAGAGTTGCAGCCACCAAAGAAGGTTGGGGTTACCGATTGGTTTTCTCTGCCCGTCTG GTGGGAGTCTTTCTTGTTGCTGATGCTTTGTTTATTGGGGCTCAGCAACTGGGTCGCTATCTTCAAGATATTAGGTCACACTGA
- the LOC100243259 gene encoding rhodanese-like domain-containing protein 11, chloroplastic isoform X2 codes for MFSHATGIKMIREEKVKILSPREAGYAIQLSNKTLLDVRPSTERKKAWVKGSTWIPIFEVDDRFDVGTLSRKITNFMMGGWWSGVPALSYDSQFLTKVEQKFPKDTDLIVACQKGLRSLAACELLYNAGYSNLFWVQGGLEAAEEEDLVREGPEPFKLAGIGGLSEFLGWTDQQRVAATKEGWGYRLVFSARLVGVFLVADALFIGAQQLGRYLQDIRSH; via the exons ATGTTTAGCCATGCCACCGGAATCAAAATG ATCAGggaagaaaaagttaaaattcttTCCCCGAGGGAAGCTGGATATGCAATTCAACTCTCTAACAAGACTTTACTTGACGTTCGCCCCTCTACAGAACGCAAAAAG GCATGGGTGAAGGGCTCAACATGGATTCCAATTTTTGAAGTTGATGATAGATTTGATGTCGGAACTCTTTCTAGAAAGatcacaaatttcatgatgG GAGGATGGTGGAGTGGTGTTCCTGCATTATCATATGATAG CCAGTTTTTGACCAAGGTTGAGCAGAAATTCCCAAAGGATACAGACCTTATTGTTGCATGCCAGAAGGGATTGAG ATCTCTTGCTGCTTGTGAGCTACTGTACAATGCTGGCTATAGCAACCTTTTTTGGGTTCAAGGAGGCCTGGAGGCTGCTGAAGAAGAG GATCTTGTAAGGGAAGGTCCAGAGCCATTTAAATTGGCTGGAATTGGTGGACTCTCAGAATTTCTTGG TTGGACTGATCAACAAAGAGTTGCAGCCACCAAAGAAGGTTGGGGTTACCGATTGGTTTTCTCTGCCCGTCTG GTGGGAGTCTTTCTTGTTGCTGATGCTTTGTTTATTGGGGCTCAGCAACTGGGTCGCTATCTTCAAGATATTAGGTCACACTGA